One stretch of Danio rerio strain Tuebingen ecotype United States chromosome 6, GRCz12tu, whole genome shotgun sequence DNA includes these proteins:
- the slc26a6l1 gene encoding solute carrier family 26 member 6, like 1 (The RefSeq protein has 3 substitutions compared to this genomic sequence) codes for MDSRHEEYHVKREVINEQRLKERSQRMNPSQINLPISHRLKTSLSCSVPRIKRSIVGFLPVLSWLPRYSIWDYGMPDLISGISVGIMHLPQGMAYALLASLPPVFGLYTSLYPSLIYFIFGTSRHISVGTFTILSIMIGSVTERLAPDTDFLIYNGTNVTGEVDIASRDLYRVQVAAAATVLGGLIQVVLGLVQFGFVGTYLSEPLVRGYTTAASAHAVVAQLKYILGVSPKRFNGPLSIVYTLVDLFTLLPETHLPTLVASVVSIVVLITAKELNNALKKKMIIPIPVELCTIVVATVISFYTRLNESYKISVVGDIPSGLQPPSVPNVYIFSEVVLDAFAMAIVGYAISISLGKTFALKHGYKVESNQELVALGLSNTVGGFFQCFSVCSSMSRSLIQESTGGKTQIAGVVSGVIVLVTVLKLGSLFQELPKAVLSAIVFVNLKGMFKQYYDIVTLWRSNKIDLLIWLVTFVSTVLFNLDMGLGASMGFALLTVIFRTQRPSYALLGHLPGTELYLDMETHKEVREVPGITIFRSSATMYFANAELYLEALKKKSGLDIGKMLTYKRRQEAKQKRRERRAERRARREAKRQKKAFREASQRSKHAVFSVEEEAGQLSDMNGDLHREAEIGWKERENNTVFVIPETARTSDGQHTWMYLKGTDPDTATLGSVSDLHDADVTTIDSSSEDTLSRDLERVSLGSLGKWTWDIHSIILDLSTANFIDTVAIKTLRNIFHDFGEIDVHIYMAGCQELVMKQLERGGFFSDVITEACVFATVHDAVLYCVKHHGAATINGHENALDMSGTRL; via the exons ATGGATTCAAGACATGAAGGGTATCATGTGAAGAGAGAGGTTATTAATGAACAGAGGCTGAAAGAGCGATCTCAGAGAATGAACCCTTCCCAGATCAACCTTCCTATCTCCCATCGGCTGAAGACATCATTCAG CTGCTCTGTACCCAGAATCAAACGAAGCATAGTTGGTTTCTTGCCTGTTCTGTCCTGGTTGCCCCGTTACTCCATCTGGGATTATGGGATGCCAGATCTCATCTCTGGCATCAGTGTTGGGATTATGCATCTTCCACAAg GAATGGCATATGCTTTGCTGGCCTCACTGCCTCCAGTATTTGGACTCTACACATCCCTCTAtccttcattaatttattttatttttgggacTTCTAGACACATCTCTGTAG GCACATTTACTATCCTCAGTATTATGATTGGTAGTGTGACTGAGAGACTGGCCCCTGATACAGATTTTCTCATTTACAATGGGACTAATGTGACTGGGGAGGTGGATATTGCATCTAGAGATTTGTACAGGGTACAAGTTGCAGCTGCTGCCACTGTACTGGGAGGTCTCATTCAG GTTGTATTAGGCttggtgcagtttggatttgttGGTACGTATCTCTCAGAGCCTCTGGTTAGAGGTTATACCACAGCTGCCTCTGCTCATGCCGTAGTGGCCCAGTTGAAGTACATACTTGGAGTCTCACCCAAGCGCTTCAATGGACCTCTGTCTATTGTCTAC ACTCTTGTAGACTTATTCACACTCTTGCCAGAAACTCACCTCCCAACTCTTGTGGCCAGTGTTGTGTCCATCGTGGTTCTTATCACAGCCAAGGAGCTTAACAATGCACTTAAGAAAAAAATGATTATACCCATACCAGTGGAGCTCTGCACT ATTGTAGTGGCGACAGTTATATCGTTCTATACTCGGCTGAATGAGAGCTATAAGATATCAGTCGTTGGCGACATCCCAAGTGG ACTTCAGCCTCCCAGCGTGCCAAATGTCTACATCTTCTCTGAGGTGGTGTTAGATGCTTTTGCTATGGCCATTGTGGGTTATGCAATTTCTATCTCTTTGGGCAAAACCTTCGCTCTAAAACATGGTTACAAAGTGGAAAGCAACCAG GAGCTGGTGGCTTTAGGTCTCAGTAATACAGTTGGAGGTTTTTTCCAGTGTTTTTCAGTTTGTTCTTCTATGTCTCGCAGTCTCATACAGGAGAGCACAGGAGGAAAGACACAG ATTGCAGGAGTAGTGTCTGGAGTTATAGTACTGGTGACAGTACTAAAGTTAGGCTCACTTTTTCAAGAGCTGCCCAAG GCAGTTCTTTCCGCTATTGTATTTGTGAATCTGAAGGGAATGTTCAAGCAGTACTATGACATAGTCACATTGTGGCGTAGTAACAAGATTGATCTG tTGATATGGTTGGTGACGTTTGTGTCCACTGTGCTTTTTAATTTGGATATGGGTCTGGGAGCCTCTATGGGTTTCGCTCTGCTCACTGTTATTTTCAGGACTCAACG GCCCAGTTACTCACTGCTGGGACATCTGCCCGGCACTGAGCTCTATCTAGATATGGAGACACACAAAGAG GTGAGGGAGGTACCTGGTATCACCATATTTCGCTCTTCTGCCACCATGTACTTTGCTAATGCTGAACTTTATCTTGAGGCCCTTAAAAAAAAG AGTGGCCTGGATATCGGGAAGATGCTCACTTACAAGCGCAGACAGGAGGCCAAGCAGAAACGCAGAGAGAGGAGAGCAGAGCGAAGAGCCCGAAGAGAAGCTAAAAGACAG AAAAAAGCTTTCAGAGAAGCCTCTCAGCGATCCAAACATGCTGTATTCTCAGTGGAAGAGGAGGCAGGGCAGTTGAGTGATATGAATGGAGACTTACACAGAGAGGCAGAGATAGGTTGGAAAGAGCGGGAAAACAATACAGTGTTCGTAATACCTGAGACAGCACGGACATCTGATGGCCAGCACACCTGGATGTACCTTAAAGGCACTGACCCTGACACAGCCACCCTGGGATCAGTGTCCGATCTGCATGACGCCGATGTTACCACCATTGACTCCAGCAGTGAGGACACTTTAAGCCGAGACCTGGAGAGAGTCTCTCTGGGATCTCTGGGCAAGTGGACATGGGACATTCATTCCATCatcttagatttgtccaccgCCAACTTTATTGATACCGTGGCCATTAAGACATTGAGGAAT ATATTTCATGATTTTGGGGAGATCGATGTGCATATCTATATGGCAGGCTGTCAAG AATTAGTGATGAAACAGCTGGAGCGTGGCGGCTTCTTCTCTGATGTCATCACTGAGGCCTGTGTCTTTGCTACTGTACATGATGCAGTTCTGTATTGTGTAAAGCATCATGGAGCTGCAACCATCAACGGCCATGAGAACGCTCTG GATATGAGTGGCACTCGGCTATAA
- the kbtbd12 gene encoding kelch repeat and BTB domain-containing protein 12, which yields MDLRAKHGLTLLEQLNRMRDAEQLTDVVLVAEGVSFPCHRAVLSAFSPYFRVMFTCGLRECSNRQVVLRDMPAPSLALLLEYMYSSNLPLTADNVQGISVAAFLLQMDDVFSRCQIYMIDNMDTTNCLGIYYYARDLGAEELADQAQRYLRQHFTEVCYGEEVLELEAHQLGALLSSDDLNVSREESILDVVMRWVKYCPGDVGSEEENRARHLPELLKKVRLPLVGVDYLKGTMKRNTALLVDAECLQIMEEAIEAASLDSDAPPRRLKLRYGMETTDLLLCIGNEGGGIRSRYGSYTERSFCYAPTTGRTLFITSPRYGEALGYVFAGVVTEKNEIVVSGELGARKMARHKDKNVEIFMYNKEAQGSWKHLSSAEYRDSYALSSLGENLYLIGGQMKLKNQYHITNSVERWSLQGGPWRSTAPLPMPLAYHSVVRMKGRLYVLGGRTPQSFRTDDEPDRMSNRLLEYDPETNKWNELGPMKFSKYRCSAVALNGEIYVLGGIGCEGVDRGQSRYCLNVVEIYNPDGDFWRDGPPLPWPLLTLRSNASNAGVVDGKLYVCGYYKGADRHDTITKDILQLDPWENVWTVVAKQALMHDSYDVCLVANLNPRGLMPPPADLVEE from the exons ATGGATCTGAGAGCCAAGCATGGTTTAACGCTGTTGGAACAGCTCAACCGAATGCGGGATGCCGAGCAGTTAACAGACGTGGTTTTAGTTGCTGAAGGTGTAAGCTTCCCATGTCACCGTGCAGTGCTTTCTGCCTTCAGCCCTTACTTTCGCGTAATGTTCACCTGTGGCCTGCGTGAATGTTCCAACCGTCAGGTGGTGTTAAGAGACATGCCGGCCCCAAGCCTGGCTCTCCTGCTGGAATACATGTACAGCTCCAATCTTCCGCTCACTGCAGACAATGTGCAGGGCATCTCTGTTGCGGCTTTTCTTCTACAGATGGACGATGTGTTCAGTCGTTGTCAGATCTACATGATTGACAACATGGATACTACAAATTGCTTGGGAATCTACTATTATGCCCGGGATCTAGGAGCAGAGGAGTTGGCCGACCAGGCTCAGCGCTACCTGCGGCAGCATTTCACTGAAGTGTGTTATGGGGAGGAAGTGCTGGAGTTAGAGGCACACCAGCTCGGGGCGTTATTGAGCTCAGACGACCTCAACGTTTCACGAGAAGAGAGCATTTTGGATGTGGTGATGCGCTGGGTGAAGTACTGTCCCGGAGATGTTGGGTCAGAGGAAGAGAACCGGGCCAGGCACCTTCCAGAGCTACTAAAGAAAGTACGTCTTCCACTTGTGGGTGTGGATTACTTGAAAGGGACAATGAAGCGTAACACAGCACTGCTAGTTGATGCTGAGTGTCTTCAGATAATGGAGGAGGCAATTGAAGCAGCAAGCTTGGATTCAGATGCTCCACCTCGACGACTGAAGCTGCGCTACGGTATGGAGACTACGGACCTGCTGCTCTGCATTGGTAATGAGGGCGGAGGGATACGCTCACGTTATGGAAGCTACACTGAGCGCAGCTTCTGTTATGCTCCCACCACTGGTCGGACACTTTTTATCACCTCCCCACGATACGGTGAAGCGCTTGGATATGTCTTTGCTGGGGTGGTGACTGAGAAGAATGAAATTGTGGTGTCAGGAGAGCTAGGAGCCAGAAAGATGGCAAGGCATAAAGACAAAAACGTGGAGATTTTCAT GTACAACAAGGAAGCCCAGGGCTCCTGGAAGCACTTGAGCTCAGCGGAATATCGTGATTCTTATGCACTGAGCTCTTTGGGAGAAAATCTGTACCTGATTGGGGGCCAGATGAAGTTGAAGAACCAGTACCATATCACCAATAGTGTTGAGCGCTGGTCTCTACAAGGTGGGCCTTGGCGTAGTACTGCTCCTCTGCCAATGCCACTGGCTTATCATAGTGTAGTTCGGATGAAGGGCCGCTTATATGTGCTTGGAGGACGAACACCTCAG TCATTCCGCACAGATGACGAGCCTGACCGTATGAGTAATCGCCTGCTTGAATATGACCCAGAAACCAACAAGTGGAATGAACTTGGTCCTATGAAATTTTCAAAATACCGTTGCAGCGCAGTCGCACTCAATGGAGAAATCTACGTCCTAG GAGGTATTGGATGTGAAGGTGTGGATCGTGGCCAGTCACGTTACTGCCTTAATGTAGTGGAGATCTACAACCCCGATGGTGACTTCTGGAGAGATGGTCCTCCTTTGCCATGGCCTCTCCTGACACTTCGGAGCAATGCATCAAACGCTGGTGTTGTTGATGGCAAACTTTATGTCTGTGGATACTACAAAGGGGCAG ATCGTCATGATACCATCACTAAAGACATCCTCCAGTTGGATCCATGGGAAAATGTATGGACTGTGGTGGCAAAGCAGGCTCTGATGCACGACAGTTATGATGTGTGTTTGGTGGCAAATCTGAACCCCCGTGGACTCATGCCTCCTCCTGCTGACTTGGTAGAGGAATAA